The sequence GGCGTACCTATCTTTAGTCGAAAGGTAGGTAACCAACCATTGTGAGAGTTAAAACACGCGTTGTgttatttaagaaaagaaacaaagttCATCGTTTTATCGGTCTGAAAGCATTGCTAAAAGTGTCACGAGAACGAGAGAATTTGACAAACGGACATGACGTTTTCTTCCGGTAATCGACCAGGTGTAAAGGTGGACTGCACTCGGAAGTAAGGTGCTGAACGTAGGCGTCTAATAGATATAACTCTGAGCAATTTAACGTTTTCAAAACTAGTCCTTAAAAAATAGTTCGATCGTTCGCATCTTAGCAACATCCcaagtttcaaaaaatgataACTCGTTGTTGTGTTTCCATCGTTTTGTTATCGATTCTCATTTTCAACGTGGATCCAGCTCATTTTACCAGCATCTCTTTGAATCAAAATGCCTATTCCAATATCGTGGTGGCTATATCGCCTGATGTTCCCAATACGTGGTCTGAAACCATCTTGCAGAATATTCAGgttgctcattttttttttgcaatgttTTACAAGTAATCTCATTTCGctatttttgtatttgatcAGTTGATGATACGTAGGGCATCGAGTGTGTTGTACCGAGCTACGAAGAAACGAGCCTATTTCAAAGATGTTCGTATCCTCGTTCCGGAATCTTGGAGCAACGTTCGATCAAACCTCAGCACATGGGAGACCTATTCCGTATAATgcgtttatcatttattaCGATTTGAagtatccatttttttttttaaattcaattcgtTTTTATAGGAGGCTGATGTACGTGTGGCACCAGCGGCATTAGTTCACGGTGATAAACCCTACACTATCCAGTCGGGCGGATGTGGCCAGCCGGGGGAGTACATTCATCTCACTCCCGACTATCTCCGTACTCTGACCGATGCTAACAACACGTCCGTCTTCGGCCCGCCAGGTGAGTGTGTCAACACTCTTAAAGAAGTCATGTAACTTAAGCGTTTTGATTGTACACAGAAAAAGTGTTTGTTCACGAGTGGTCCCATTTACGTTACGGCGTGTTTGACGAGTTCGGTCATCAAAATGATAAGAAGTACCCGTTGTTCTACAAACCGCCGAATTCTGAAGAAATTCTACCTAATTTGTGCACCAATAAACCACCCATTTTCACTACCAAGTACGTACATAATTGTGTTCGTTACGGTAAAATGCGAGACattaaactttcttttttaatttattcaaataaGGGATGTTGTTACTCAAGGACCGTGTCGAATTGATCCAACCACTGGTGTCTATAATGGCAATTGCATTTACAATCTTCTACCTCAATTTGTCCCGGATTCATCCCTCATGTCTGATTACTCGATTGATTCGGTAACTTTCAATTGAACTATGCTCATCCGAGAAGTTTAAATAAtgaacatttatttttctctgaTCAAGGTAGTGGATTTCTGTGAGGACGATCAGGACCTTGCTCACGTTTTTGCAGCCCCAAACAAACACAACGCCATGTGCGGATCGTATAGTGTCTGGACGGTCATCACGAGACATCCGGATTTCGCCATGAACAAGTTTGTAACCAAAACGATAATTGCACTTTATGTACATTTAATTAAAcctttaatttgattttgacgTAGCAATCCACCGAGCGACATCCTCTTTTTAGAACCAACGTTCCAGATTGTGCGGTCCAGCGGTTCGCGATTTGTTCTCGTCGCCGACACATCAGGCAGCATGAACGATCACGTGAGTAGATCCTCATTTCTTCACCCTAAAAActcttttaaattattttttggcaTCAAATACCTTTGACAGAAACGAATCATTAGGTTGTACGAATCTTCCCGGCGTTGGATCAAATACGACATTTCCGATGGCAGTAAACTCGGCTTGGTTCAATTTTCGTAAGAATGATTGAAACATTCTACTttcttaatttaataaaaccattttaaaatcacattttaaatagaaacaaaGCGACGATAACCAGTCCAATGGTCGAAATTACGGGTGACGCAAGTCGTGAGGCGCTTATCGCCCGGTTACCCGTCAACGCGGTTGGTGCCACTTGTATCGGGTGTGGCTTGCAAAAAGCCTTGGAAGTAAGCACTTAATTCCATCGTgacaaaacttaaaaaattaaacaatcaggtgatttcatattttgatcaattgtttttgttttaaagcttCTAAGACCAGGAGGTCCAGGAGGTGTTATAATACTTTTAACTGACGGAGAGGAAACGGACAGGCCGTTCATTTACGAAGTTCTATCGGAAGTGGTCCGGTCAGGCGCTAGAGTCGTTTCCATCGCATTCGGGTAGATCTTTTATCACAATCTTCTCAttaaattcaataaataaatcggAAATGATGAATTTTGTGTACAGGAGGACGGCCGAAGATAAAATTGAAGACTTGGCGGACAAGACTAACGGCAAGAGCTATTTCATCGATGATAATGATCCCAGCCAAGGATTAAACGATGCCTTTGTTGGATCTCTCACATATCAGCCGGCCGTGTCTGCCGATCAGATCGTCGTCTTGGTACACACAACTCAAAGtggctcttcttctttaaactcatcatttgatttttttcagcTATTGAATCGGCAGTACCAGAATGTGGCGGGGGGTACAATCAACGACCGTTTTTCTGTTGACTCGACAGTCGGCCGCAATTTCATTTTCCGCATTGATTACACGCAAAAAAGCCATCTGAAATCCTTCATTTTGAAGTCACCTAATGGAACTGTTTACACCCAACTCGTCTACGATGACGTGGCGAAAGTTGCCATGTTCAAACTACCCGAGGCTGAAGTACATAACAGCTCTCAGTTAAGTTAATGAGAAGGCAAATAATTTATTACCATTTAATCAGGTAGGAACGTGGTACTTCACCTTGATGGTGAGTAGTTCCACCGTGGACTCGTTGGCTGTTCACGTAACGTCGCAGACCAGGTCAACCACAACAGCACCAATCAGGACCGAATGTTACGTCCCTGATGGTAAATcatcattcaaattttttttttcgattttttcaaatgtttgatGTCATTTCATTGCAGGAAATACGATCGGCAATACCAACGCGAGTCCAGTGAGGATTTTAGCTAAGGTGATGCAAGGTGCCAATGCCGTAGTTCGAGCCAAAGTCAAGTAACGCACACATGTCTTTATCATTAGAAATGCGCGTTTTTATGtaaatcaattttgattgCTAGGGCGCATATTGAAATGCCTTCCGGTCCATCTCAAATCCTTGAGTTGTTAGATAACGGAGTGTCGGCAGACACTTTGGCCGATGACGGCATTTATTCTCGTTACTTTGTTAATGCCACGTCCGGCGGACGTTACACGGTCGAATGCGAAGTCTGGGACGACGGTTCAGCGTACGTCAATGATGGAACATTTGTCCGCAGCAGGCAAAAGAGATCAGCAACATCTAGAATGACGGGATCGTTCACGCGAATGGCAAGCGGCGGCTCCTTTAAGGTTTCATATTCCACATCTTCGTTTCGAAATTTCCATAAacgaaatcatttgaaaattcaCAAACAGATAACTCAATCAGCGGCAGTGGGTGCGGATATCTATCCACCATCAAGAATAACTGATCTGTTCATCGTAGAAGTGCAAACGAATCCCGACATGACGGCCACCATCCAATTTACAGCGCCCGGTGAAGATTTGGATTCTGGAACAGGTACGTTCGAGCAATCTCTGAATATCCAACACAATCCTTTAACTATTTCATTAGCCGCCAGTTACGAAATTCGATATTCTCCGGTGTTTGATGATCTCCGTGGAACGAATTTCGGTTCGGCCAACAATTCAACACTCGTCCAACAAGAGCACGTCGTGAACGGCTCGTTGCAACCGATGGTCTCTGGATCGCAGCAGATCATTACGTTCGTCGTGATGATGAAAAGCGAAGACACGAGGACGTACTACATCGCTTTGAGAGCGATCGATGCCAGCGGACAGGCCGCTTTGCCATCCAACATTGTGTCCGCCCAATTCCCGCTGAACGAGCCGGCGTCGAGCCTATCGACGAAAGCCATCATTGGCATCATCGTGGGAAGTTTGCTCGGCCTCCTACTGATTGCTGCAATCGCCTATTTAATCCACAGGAAGAAGTACCTGTCGTACAGCGCGGCCGGTACCCAGTCCAAACCGTAGCTCGGTGTTCGTATAACCCCCTCGATAATTTATGATTGAGTTAAATGTACATTTTAAGGGAAGAAACAAATGGAAGCTGATGAAGGTATGCATTTAAAATGGGTGATATTTACGCTATGCTGAAGGTTACTATCAGCTCTTTGTTAGACATATTATCGAATTCTAGGGGATCAAATATCAAGTATGTTGTTAATGTAGGCACTCCAACATCTACAAATGATTACATTTCGCTTCTACAGTTAAAAGAGTGGGTTGTTTGTGCAACGTACACAAATATTTGACTTTATCAGTTGTTGCATAGTTGCTGTCTCCGCGGTGAGGGGACGgcaaagaaacaaacgaaaaaaggcGTCAAGCAGCGAAAATGAAATCGATAAGATTTCAAATACGTATGCCGCCTTTTTCGTTAAGATTGCCCTATGTAGTGCTATACCACTCTTTGGGTTCAAAATGCAGCCAAGATAAGGAACTCTGTTGTAACACGTCTGAATGTAACCTAAATAAGACAAGTCCATTACCACAACTGCGAATGAAATCGCCAGTCTTAAAGAATGGACGGAACTGTATTGACTCGATTGTTTGCGCTCGTGCTCGCCATTCATTGCACAGGATGGATTGGAAGTTCGTCTTCTACGCGAGTGAGTCTCGTCGACAATGAATACGTCGATTTGGTGTTCGCCATCAGTGACGCAGTACCTGAGGATCAATCCGACATCATCATTAGTAACATCAAGGTATTCACCAATCATTTAATACAGTTAATGATTGAttcatttattcttttttttttttttttttaatggcaattagaaaatgattttAGAAGCATCTCCTGTGTTATACAAGGCGACGATTGATCGAGCCTATTTCAAACGTGTCCAAATTCTCATTCCCCAATCGTGGAAGAATGTGAATGCAACAACGAGCAGTTGGGAAACGTTCCAAGTCCGTATACAGTCATTATTCatcgttttgtgtgtgtgtgcgtgtgtgtttttatctcGTGTGAAATCAAATAAAGGCCTTTGTTTTGTGGTTGCCACACGGCGATTAGACAGCT comes from Daphnia carinata strain CSIRO-1 chromosome 2, CSIRO_AGI_Dcar_HiC_V3, whole genome shotgun sequence and encodes:
- the LOC130686030 gene encoding calcium-activated chloride channel regulator 1-like isoform X1 translates to MITRCCVSIVLLSILIFNVDPAHFTSISLNQNAYSNIVVAISPDVPNTWSETILQNIQLMIRRASSVLYRATKKRAYFKDVRILVPESWSNVRSNLSTWETYSEADVRVAPAALVHGDKPYTIQSGGCGQPGEYIHLTPDYLRTLTDANNTSVFGPPEKVFVHEWSHLRYGVFDEFGHQNDKKYPLFYKPPNSEEILPNLCTNKPPIFTTKDVVTQGPCRIDPTTGVYNGNCIYNLLPQFVPDSSLMSDYSIDSVVDFCEDDQDLAHVFAAPNKHNAMCGSYSVWTVITRHPDFAMNNNPPSDILFLEPTFQIVRSSGSRFVLVADTSGSMNDHKRIIRLYESSRRWIKYDISDGSKLGLVQFSNKATITSPMVEITGDASREALIARLPVNAVGATCIGCGLQKALELLRPGGPGGVIILLTDGEETDRPFIYEVLSEVVRSGARVVSIAFGRTAEDKIEDLADKTNGKSYFIDDNDPSQGLNDAFVGSLTYQPAVSADQIVVLLLNRQYQNVAGGTINDRFSVDSTVGRNFIFRIDYTQKSHLKSFILKSPNGTVYTQLVYDDVAKVAMFKLPEAEVGTWYFTLMVSSSTVDSLAVHVTSQTRSTTTAPIRTECYVPDGNTIGNTNASPVRILAKVMQGANAVVRAKVKAHIEMPSGPSQILELLDNGVSADTLADDGIYSRYFVNATSGGRYTVECEVWDDGSAYVNDGTFVRSRQKRSATSRMTGSFTRMASGGSFKITQSAAVGADIYPPSRITDLFIVEVQTNPDMTATIQFTAPGEDLDSGTAASYEIRYSPVFDDLRGTNFGSANNSTLVQQEHVVNGSLQPMVSGSQQIITFVVMMKSEDTRTYYIALRAIDASGQAALPSNIVSAQFPLNEPASSLSTKAIIGIIVGSLLGLLLIAAIAYLIHRKKYLSYSAAGTQSKP
- the LOC130686030 gene encoding calcium-activated chloride channel regulator 1-like isoform X2, with product MIRRASSVLYRATKKRAYFKDVRILVPESWSNVRSNLSTWETYSEADVRVAPAALVHGDKPYTIQSGGCGQPGEYIHLTPDYLRTLTDANNTSVFGPPEKVFVHEWSHLRYGVFDEFGHQNDKKYPLFYKPPNSEEILPNLCTNKPPIFTTKDVVTQGPCRIDPTTGVYNGNCIYNLLPQFVPDSSLMSDYSIDSVVDFCEDDQDLAHVFAAPNKHNAMCGSYSVWTVITRHPDFAMNNNPPSDILFLEPTFQIVRSSGSRFVLVADTSGSMNDHKRIIRLYESSRRWIKYDISDGSKLGLVQFSNKATITSPMVEITGDASREALIARLPVNAVGATCIGCGLQKALELLRPGGPGGVIILLTDGEETDRPFIYEVLSEVVRSGARVVSIAFGRTAEDKIEDLADKTNGKSYFIDDNDPSQGLNDAFVGSLTYQPAVSADQIVVLLLNRQYQNVAGGTINDRFSVDSTVGRNFIFRIDYTQKSHLKSFILKSPNGTVYTQLVYDDVAKVAMFKLPEAEVGTWYFTLMVSSSTVDSLAVHVTSQTRSTTTAPIRTECYVPDGNTIGNTNASPVRILAKVMQGANAVVRAKVKAHIEMPSGPSQILELLDNGVSADTLADDGIYSRYFVNATSGGRYTVECEVWDDGSAYVNDGTFVRSRQKRSATSRMTGSFTRMASGGSFKITQSAAVGADIYPPSRITDLFIVEVQTNPDMTATIQFTAPGEDLDSGTAASYEIRYSPVFDDLRGTNFGSANNSTLVQQEHVVNGSLQPMVSGSQQIITFVVMMKSEDTRTYYIALRAIDASGQAALPSNIVSAQFPLNEPASSLSTKAIIGIIVGSLLGLLLIAAIAYLIHRKKYLSYSAAGTQSKP